In Armatimonadota bacterium, the genomic stretch GCTTTAGAGGCCGTCCACCAACTCATCAGAGACCGCGTCGCCCCGTACGATGAAGATCGCTTCTTCGGCGGTGACTTTGCCGCGATCGAGAAGATGATTCACGACGATCTGCTCACCTCATTCAGCCAAGGAGTGCTGCCTTCGTTCCAGGAGGCAGATTGCTAGTCCCTGGCTGGTCTGGAAGGGACGACGAACCCGGCGAACGCTGGCATCAAGTGGTTCGGCAATGGGCACAATCAACTAGAGGGGGCGTCGCATTTTCAGGATTTGCGGGCGACGAAGGAGTTCGGCGGAATCAAGGACGCCTGGGTGCGTCAGAGGGGCCTGCTGCTTTGCGGGCAATGATGTCTAACCTTGCGACTGTCCGGTCAGACCTGTTCGACTGTGGTGACGTCACTGTTAAGAGCCATGAGTTTGAAGTCGCTCAGCTCATCTATGCCGACAGAATCGCTCAGAGCATCAATACCGAGAACCTCGCTATCGGCCTCGGCGGTGGACATGAGATCGCATTCGGTTCGTACCTAGGGCTGACTAAATCCGAACTGGTGGGCAAAGGCGACCGGATCGGAATCATTAACCTGGATTCTCACTTCGACCTGAGACCCGGCGAGCCCTCTTCGGGAACCCCATTCGCCCAGGCACTTGAACTAGGGGGCGGCAACACCCACTACCTCGCGCTCGGAATCAGCGAGGCCGCCAACGGTAGATCGCTTTTTGAGCGAGCCGACGCGATGGGTGCACATTATGTCCTCGACCGTGATCTTGATCAGGCTCCGGTCGCGCAAGTACGGGTCGCTCTCGACAAGGTTGATCACTTATACGTTTCGCTCGATTTAGATGTGTTACCAGCCTCAGTCGCCCCCGGCGTTTCGGCTCCGGCGGCGCGAGGTGTGCCCTTTGATGTCATCAATCAGATTCTCCAAATCACAGCGGCGAGCGGAAAACTGAGAGTCTTCGACGTTGCTGAACTAAACCCTAGATACGACATCGATAACCGCACCGCCCGAACCGCAGCTCGCTTAATCTGGGAAGTAGTGAGAGCATGGAAGCCGTCATGAATCCATTTATGCCAATTCATAATGTCAACGTTGCCACAATGGTCGGCGAAGACTACGGGATTCTCTATAACCATGACATTGACTGCAAAGATGGTCTAATCAACTCCGTCACCCCGACTAGGAATCCTATCCCCACCACTACGTGGCTTACCCCCGGCTTGATTGACTGCCACACCCACCTCGTCTATGCTGGAGATCGCTCCAACGAGTTCGAAGCCCGACTCTCTGGCGACACCTACGCACAGATCGCTCATCGAGGCGGAGGCATTCTGAGCACTGTCGCGGCAACCAGAGACGCAAGCGAAGGTGAGCTTCGAATATTTGCCCAAAAGAGACTCAATAGGCTCACTTCAGAGGGAGTCACTACTGTCGAAGTCAAATCAGGATACGGACTGGATCTTGAGTCCGAAGCCAAGATCCTCAAGGTTGCTTCAATGCTACTTGGGGCAAACATCCGCCGAACACTTCTGGCTGCCCACACTGTCCCACCAGAGTTCAAGTCAAATACGGACAGTTACGTTGATGAAGTGTGCAACGTCATCATTCCCGCCCTCGCCAACAATTGCGAAGCGGTCGATGCGTTCTGCGAAGGCGTAGCGTTTTCACCTTCCCAAACCCAACGCGTCTTCGATGCCGCAAAGAAGTTTGGACTTCCTGTTAAGCTACATGCGGATCAACTATCGGACCTC encodes the following:
- the hutG gene encoding formimidoylglutamase is translated as MLVPGWSGRDDEPGERWHQVVRQWAQSTRGGVAFSGFAGDEGVRRNQGRLGASEGPAALRAMMSNLATVRSDLFDCGDVTVKSHEFEVAQLIYADRIAQSINTENLAIGLGGGHEIAFGSYLGLTKSELVGKGDRIGIINLDSHFDLRPGEPSSGTPFAQALELGGGNTHYLALGISEAANGRSLFERADAMGAHYVLDRDLDQAPVAQVRVALDKVDHLYVSLDLDVLPASVAPGVSAPAARGVPFDVINQILQITAASGKLRVFDVAELNPRYDIDNRTARTAARLIWEVVRAWKPS
- the hutI gene encoding imidazolonepropionase, which produces MEAVMNPFMPIHNVNVATMVGEDYGILYNHDIDCKDGLINSVTPTRNPIPTTTWLTPGLIDCHTHLVYAGDRSNEFEARLSGDTYAQIAHRGGGILSTVAATRDASEGELRIFAQKRLNRLTSEGVTTVEVKSGYGLDLESEAKILKVASMLLGANIRRTLLAAHTVPPEFKSNTDSYVDEVCNVIIPALANNCEAVDAFCEGVAFSPSQTQRVFDAAKKFGLPVKLHADQLSDLGGAGLAAQNRALSADHVEYTSEESVRQMKESGTVAVLLPGAFYYLRETQKPPINAFREHGVPMAVATDHNPGTSPCLSLLLCMNMACVLFGLSPLEALQGVTKNAAKALGMQDQIGTIELGKRADFALFNVDHPRAIASSFGVNPCLGTYIGGFLPND